GGGATCGTTCTCGACTGCAATCCCGTATCGTTCACCTGGGCTGCGGCGCGTTTCACCGCGCACATCAGGCGCTTTACACCCATCATCTGCTGGAAACCAGCGATAGCGACTGGGGTATCTGCGAAGTCAACCTGATGCCGGGCAACGACCGCCTGCTGATTGAGAATCTGAAAAACCAACAGTTGCTGTATACCGTGGCGGAAAAAGGCGCCGAGCGCACTGAGCTGAAGATTATCGGTTCGATGAAAGAAGCGCTGCACCCGGAGATTGACGGCTGCGACGGTATTCTGAACGCGATGGCGCGCCCGCAAACGGCGATCGTCTCACTCACGGTGACGGAAAAAGGTTACTGCACCGATGCCGCTAGCGGTCAGCTGGATCTTAACAACCCGCTAATTCAACACGACCTCGCCAACCCGGCCACGCCGAAATCCGCCATTGGCTACATCGTCGAAGCCCTGCGCCTGCGTCGCGAACAAGGGCTGGCGGCGTTTACGGTGATGTCCTGCGACAACGTGCGGGAGAATGGCCATGTGGCGAAAGTCGCGGTGCTGGGTCTGGCACAGGCCAGAGACCCAGAACTGGCGGCGTGGATTGAAGCTCATTCCACCTTCCCATGCACTATGGTTGACCGCATCGTGCCCGCGGCAACCCCTGAAACGTTGCAGGAGATTGCCGACCAGCTTGGGGTCTACGATCCGTGCGCTATTGCCTGCGAACCGTTCCGTCAGTGGGTGATTGAAGACAACTTCGTTAACGGCCGCCCGGAATGGGACAAAGTCGGCGCGCAGTTTGTGGCAGACGTGGTGCCGTTTGAAATGATGAAGCTGCGGATGCTCAACGGTAGCCACTCTTTCCTCGCGTATCTTGGCTATCTCGGCGGCTATGAAACCATCGCCGATACCATGGGCAACCCTGCGTATCAAAAAGCAGCCTTTGCCCTGATGATGCAGGAACAGGCCCCAACGCTATCCATGCCGGAAGGCACCGATCTACAGGCTTATGCCACGCTGCTGATCGCCCGGTTCAGTAACCCTTCTCTGCGCCACCGTACCTGGCAGATTGCGATGGACGGTAGCCAGAAGCTACCGCAGCGCCTGCTGGATCCGGTACGCCTGCATTTGCGCAACGGTAGCGACTGGCGTCACCTGGCGCTCGGCGTAGCGGGCTGGATGCGCTACACCCTGGGTGTTGATGAGAAAGAGCAACCTATCGATGTGGTCGACCCTTTACTGGCCGATATTCAGCAAATTAACTCGCGTTACCAGGGCGCCGAGCGCGTGACCGCCCTGCTGGCCTTAAGCGGGATTTTTGCCCAGGATTTGCCGGAGAACAGTGACTTCGTCGAGGCGGTTACGCAGGCTTATCACAAACTGTGTAAATGGGGCGCACGTGAGTGCGTCGCGTCATTAAGAACTGACGCCTAATCTCATCTAAATCGCGGGTCAACTCAATGGAAATTTGGTTGACCCGTTTTGCGTATCTAAGGCGTGAGAGATGCTAATCCGCCACTCAAATGCTATAGTCAGCCACCACACCATCGCATGCCACTGCATAACACCATGAAATCACAAACTTCTCAGCACAGACCCTATCAGGAAGTCGGCGCGATGATTCGCGATCTGATCGTACAAACGCCGTACAACCCAGGCGATCGTTTACCGCCGGAGCGAGAGATCGCCGAGATGTTAGACGTGACCCGCACGGTGGTGCGTGAAGCGCTGATCATGCTGGAAATTAAAGGACTGGTAGAAGTCCGCCGCGGTGCCGGGATCTACGTGCTCGACAATAGCGCCGAAGAAGGGGTTGCTGAGAGCGCCGACGCCAGCCATTGTGATGATGCCGGTCCGTTTGAACTGCTGCAAGCGCGCCAGCTACTGGAAAGCAATATCGCTGAATTTGCCGCCCTGCAGGCAACTCGGGAAGATATCAGCAAAATGCGCCAGGCTTTACAGCTGGAAGAGCAGGAGCTGGCCAGCAGCGCGCCGGAGAGTTCAGAAAGCGGCGATATGCAGTTCCATTTGGCGATCGCCGAAGCCACACACAACAGTATGCTGGTGGAGCTATTTCGTCAGTCATGGCAGTGGCGGGAAAACAATCCCATGTGGATCCAGCTGCACCGCCACCTTGGGGATACCCACTATCGCCAGGAGTGGCTGGTTGATCATAAACGGATCCTCGCGGCATTAATTAAAAAAGACGCCCGCGCGGCAAAGCTCGCCATGTGGCAGCATCTGGAAAACGTCAAACGTCGCCTGCTGGAGTTCTCCAACGTCGATGATATTTTCTTCGACGGCTACCTGTTTGACTCCTGGCCACTGGACAACGTCGACGCCTGACCCCTTATCAAACCGTGCGGGTAGACTCCCCGTGCGGTCCCCCCTTCCCGTAACGGCAATACGTAAAGCAAATATTGATAATGATTCTCATCATTATTGTCGCACTGCGCACGCAGTGATAAAGTTGCTCTACCCAATGACACCCTGCCTCAGTGCCAAAAACCGCATGAACAATATGACTCCGCAGCATGAACCTGCCCGCCCGGTGCTGAGAAAAACCTTCTCCGTCAGCGAGTTTATGGACTTTGGCGAACGTTACGGTATCGACTACCGTTTCCCGCAGCAGCAGCAAAAACCGCAGGCGCCGCACGCCAGCCTCGTGCTGCGAGGAGAAGTTGAAGAGATGACGCTGCCGTGCGGAATGTGCGTTACCCATTCTGATGTTCATGTGCTGCAACCTTATGAGACGACCTCCCGCCATAGCAGTCCGCTATATATGCTGGTGGTGCTGGAGGGCTGCGTCGACCTGACCCTGAACGGAGAACAGCATCTCGTACGCTCCGGGATGGCGTTCACCTCGCGGCTTAGCGAACACCAGGCGATGAGCGCCCGCCACGATGCCGACAGCAGGCTACGGACGCTATCTCTGGGGTTGTATCCTGATGGCGCATGGCGCGATGGCCTGCTCGATTCATTGATGCGCGAATGGGAAAGGTGTCAGACGCCAACGCTTATCTGGCAGATACCGGGCTTTCTGCTGAGCGGCTTGCAATACGCGCAGCAGAGCACGCTCGGGGGCGTTTCCCGCCAGCTGATGCTGGAAGGGCTCATTTTACAGCTGTTCGGCCATGGTCTGAGCGTGTGCCAGGATGAAAGCGCTAAACACATCGCCCCGGCAGGCGGCGAGCAGCAGCGGCTGGAGAGAGTTCGCCGCCTGCTGGAGCAATCTCCGGAGAACGACTACACCCTCAATGAGCTGGCCCAGCGGGCGGCGATGAGCTCCAGCAGCTTACGCAGCAAGTTTCGTCACGCCTACGGCTGTTCAGTCTTCGACTATCTGCGCGACTGCCGCCTTGAGCGGGCAAGAGGCTATTTGCTTGAAGGATATAGCGTGCAGCAGGCGGCATGGATGTCGGGTTATCAGCACGCCACCAACTTCTCTACCGCCTTTCGTCGGCGCTACGGCATCTCGCCCTGCGACGTACAAAAGACGGGGTAATGCATTTTTCACATTTCCGCGAAGAATACTTAGACGCTTTGGCAGCGCGCATACGCATTCTGGCATTCCGCATAGCTATAGAAAGCATCAAAAAGGTAATAATTCTTATTAACAATTAGAAATGCCTTTGGAGATGTTCATGTTTGCGAAAACTCGCCTGGCGCTACTGGTAGGATGGGTGACCGGCAGCGTCGCCTTCCCACTGCTGGCTCAGGAAACAACGAAAAACGAAACCATCGTGGTCACTTCGCAGATGCAGAGCGGCGCGACCAAAATTGCCACCCCGGATATTGAGACCCCGCAGTCGGTCTCCATCATCACTCGCGAGCAGTTTGAAGAGCAGGGAGCGATTAGCGTCCGTCAGGCCGTGAGCTATACGCCGGGGGTTTACAGCAACCAGATTGGCGCCTCCAACCGCTTTGACTACATCGTCCTGCGCGGCTTCTCTGACGGCAGTCTGGATAACGTCTATCTCGATGGCCTGAAGATGATGGGCGACACCAACTCTCACAGCTCGCTGGTGGTCGATCCGTGGTTCCTGGAAAATATTGAAGTGGTGCGCGGCCCGGCCTCGGTGCTTTACGGTCGCT
This Klebsiella sp. RHBSTW-00484 DNA region includes the following protein-coding sequences:
- a CDS encoding helix-turn-helix transcriptional regulator, which gives rise to MNNMTPQHEPARPVLRKTFSVSEFMDFGERYGIDYRFPQQQQKPQAPHASLVLRGEVEEMTLPCGMCVTHSDVHVLQPYETTSRHSSPLYMLVVLEGCVDLTLNGEQHLVRSGMAFTSRLSEHQAMSARHDADSRLRTLSLGLYPDGAWRDGLLDSLMREWERCQTPTLIWQIPGFLLSGLQYAQQSTLGGVSRQLMLEGLILQLFGHGLSVCQDESAKHIAPAGGEQQRLERVRRLLEQSPENDYTLNELAQRAAMSSSSLRSKFRHAYGCSVFDYLRDCRLERARGYLLEGYSVQQAAWMSGYQHATNFSTAFRRRYGISPCDVQKTG
- the uxuR gene encoding Uxu operon transcriptional regulator; the encoded protein is MKSQTSQHRPYQEVGAMIRDLIVQTPYNPGDRLPPEREIAEMLDVTRTVVREALIMLEIKGLVEVRRGAGIYVLDNSAEEGVAESADASHCDDAGPFELLQARQLLESNIAEFAALQATREDISKMRQALQLEEQELASSAPESSESGDMQFHLAIAEATHNSMLVELFRQSWQWRENNPMWIQLHRHLGDTHYRQEWLVDHKRILAALIKKDARAAKLAMWQHLENVKRRLLEFSNVDDIFFDGYLFDSWPLDNVDA
- a CDS encoding fructuronate reductase — protein: MTATLADSNLPVTRPTWDRSRLQSRIVHLGCGAFHRAHQALYTHHLLETSDSDWGICEVNLMPGNDRLLIENLKNQQLLYTVAEKGAERTELKIIGSMKEALHPEIDGCDGILNAMARPQTAIVSLTVTEKGYCTDAASGQLDLNNPLIQHDLANPATPKSAIGYIVEALRLRREQGLAAFTVMSCDNVRENGHVAKVAVLGLAQARDPELAAWIEAHSTFPCTMVDRIVPAATPETLQEIADQLGVYDPCAIACEPFRQWVIEDNFVNGRPEWDKVGAQFVADVVPFEMMKLRMLNGSHSFLAYLGYLGGYETIADTMGNPAYQKAAFALMMQEQAPTLSMPEGTDLQAYATLLIARFSNPSLRHRTWQIAMDGSQKLPQRLLDPVRLHLRNGSDWRHLALGVAGWMRYTLGVDEKEQPIDVVDPLLADIQQINSRYQGAERVTALLALSGIFAQDLPENSDFVEAVTQAYHKLCKWGARECVASLRTDA